Proteins encoded within one genomic window of Companilactobacillus zhachilii:
- a CDS encoding iron chaperone: MDVFEDFLNNIEDETHRQRMADILNWVEKTFPNLNKRFAWNQPMFTDHGTFIIGFSVAKKHIAVAPEEKWMDQFVSKVEAAGYGHGSHIFRIGFDQDVNYDLLKDLIEYNVEDKKDCETFWRKKVN; the protein is encoded by the coding sequence ATGGATGTATTCGAGGATTTTTTAAATAATATTGAGGATGAAACACATCGTCAACGTATGGCAGATATTTTGAATTGGGTCGAAAAGACCTTTCCAAATTTGAACAAGCGATTTGCTTGGAATCAACCAATGTTTACTGATCATGGAACTTTCATTATTGGCTTCAGTGTCGCTAAGAAGCATATTGCTGTGGCACCTGAAGAGAAGTGGATGGATCAGTTTGTCTCCAAAGTTGAAGCTGCTGGATATGGCCATGGCAGTCATATTTTTCGGATTGGTTTCGATCAAGATGTTAACTATGATTTGTTAAAAGATCTTATTGAATATAATGTTGAAGATAAAAAAGATTGTGAGACTTTTTGGCGTAAGAAAGTAAACTAA
- a CDS encoding GNAT family N-acetyltransferase: MKIRLVEYDPTVITQSMLDDYQLNEDEPISKPKSLIKRSQSNSNMTPIMILDDKRLVGSFCLHTNDGPLAYGGNFGTDILVRAFSIDSRFRRKDFALVALLQLPEFIYFHYKEIERIIIAVNHNNLPAQALYVKAGFVDTQRRAVGKLGELFIYQKDI, from the coding sequence ATGAAAATTAGATTAGTAGAATATGATCCAACTGTGATAACACAGTCGATGCTAGATGATTATCAGTTGAATGAAGATGAACCGATTAGTAAACCTAAGTCTTTAATAAAACGCAGTCAAAGTAATTCTAATATGACGCCAATTATGATTTTAGATGATAAGCGCTTAGTTGGTAGTTTTTGTTTGCATACAAATGATGGTCCGCTGGCTTACGGCGGCAATTTTGGAACTGATATTTTGGTGCGAGCTTTCTCAATCGATAGTCGTTTTCGAAGAAAAGATTTTGCTTTAGTAGCATTGTTACAGCTACCGGAGTTCATTTATTTTCATTATAAAGAAATTGAACGGATTATTATTGCCGTTAATCATAATAATCTCCCAGCTCAAGCCTTGTATGTCAAAGCAGGCTTTGTTGATACGCAACGTCGAGCAGTTGGAAAATTGGGAGAACTTTTTATTTATCAAAAGGATATTTAG
- a CDS encoding SLAP domain-containing protein, with protein MNKKRIVLATSLAILMAPSILNSIDSVAHVEEPIAVKAATTPKIGTLGYDVKLVDANGDFTGRILPAGSSWRLGELVTIKGNTYYQVGTNAYADAVVMKINNNSSNTTSTGSSTATNTQQKVVGTLGYNVKVVDINGQSNGVILPAGSSWQLGKLVTIQGNNYYQVATNEYILAIIVKSNDNNTGSNVETAKVDMTVTVGNAETAVVNDSGVVTGRTLPVGSSWKADQVKVINNVRYYRVATNQWIKRAYTPVNNSITVTLLGNQKVYDTSSNTLTRSLQNGSSWKVSQVVVNSNNVYWGQVSNNEWIKISDSKNRFVNMSYGDADSVPSIAVKEPSFALNF; from the coding sequence ATGAATAAAAAAAGAATCGTATTAGCAACTTCATTAGCAATTTTAATGGCACCTTCAATTTTAAATTCAATTGATTCTGTCGCTCATGTAGAGGAACCTATCGCAGTTAAGGCTGCCACGACGCCCAAAATCGGTACTTTGGGTTATGACGTTAAATTAGTTGATGCTAATGGAGATTTTACCGGAAGAATATTACCAGCCGGATCGTCATGGAGACTTGGCGAGTTGGTAACTATTAAGGGAAATACCTATTATCAAGTGGGCACAAATGCATATGCCGATGCTGTTGTAATGAAGATTAATAACAATAGCTCAAATACTACTTCAACAGGTAGCAGTACAGCTACTAATACACAACAAAAAGTTGTTGGCACATTAGGCTATAATGTTAAAGTTGTCGATATTAATGGACAATCTAATGGAGTAATTCTTCCCGCAGGTTCGTCATGGCAATTAGGTAAGCTCGTAACGATTCAAGGTAATAATTATTATCAAGTTGCAACTAATGAATATATTTTAGCTATTATCGTAAAGTCTAATGATAATAATACTGGTTCCAACGTAGAAACTGCCAAGGTTGATATGACCGTAACAGTTGGTAATGCTGAAACAGCGGTGGTTAACGACAGTGGTGTAGTAACTGGCAGAACTTTACCAGTTGGTTCATCATGGAAAGCCGATCAAGTTAAAGTTATCAATAATGTTAGATATTACCGTGTTGCCACTAATCAATGGATTAAAAGAGCATACACACCGGTTAATAATTCTATAACTGTAACTTTATTAGGCAATCAAAAAGTTTATGACACGTCTTCAAATACCTTAACTAGGTCGTTACAGAACGGTTCATCATGGAAGGTAAGTCAAGTCGTTGTTAATAGTAATAATGTTTACTGGGGTCAAGTATCGAATAACGAATGGATTAAGATAAGTGATAGCAAGAATCGATTCGTTAATATGTCATATGGTGATGCTGATTCAGTTCCAAGTATCGCGGTTAAAGAACCAAGTTTTGCATTAAACTTTTAA
- a CDS encoding LytR/AlgR family response regulator transcription factor, protein MIDVYVCEDDAKQLNEIVNYINNYILIEDLEMKIQVASQSPHEILEYLKNNEVNNSLYFLDIDLKTDINGIELASKIRKRDLTSKIVFITTHAELVFLTFKYQVEALDFVLKDFPDEIQNRVIKAMNLAVEQFKQKESHNEDFYQIKTADHVRSIKVADILFFESSTVPHKVIVHLMNGQFEFYSTIREIEAENAAFFRCYKSFVVNTKNIKTIDRHTREITMINGEKLLSSVMACRTLIKMLYGDKQ, encoded by the coding sequence ATGATTGATGTTTATGTCTGTGAAGATGACGCTAAACAATTGAATGAAATAGTTAATTATATTAATAATTATATTTTGATTGAAGATTTGGAAATGAAGATTCAAGTAGCAAGTCAAAGTCCGCATGAAATTTTAGAGTATTTGAAAAATAACGAAGTTAATAACAGTCTTTACTTTTTGGATATCGATTTAAAAACTGATATCAATGGCATTGAATTAGCTTCTAAAATCCGTAAACGTGATTTAACTAGCAAAATAGTTTTCATCACCACACATGCGGAACTTGTCTTTTTAACTTTCAAATATCAAGTTGAGGCGCTCGATTTTGTTTTAAAAGATTTTCCAGATGAAATTCAAAATCGGGTTATTAAGGCAATGAATCTCGCGGTTGAACAGTTCAAGCAAAAAGAATCTCACAATGAAGATTTTTATCAAATCAAAACAGCCGATCACGTTCGCTCTATTAAGGTGGCTGATATTTTATTTTTTGAGAGTTCAACCGTCCCACACAAAGTGATAGTTCACTTGATGAATGGACAGTTCGAGTTTTACAGTACAATAAGAGAGATTGAAGCTGAGAACGCAGCCTTTTTCCGTTGTTACAAATCTTTTGTGGTGAACACAAAAAATATTAAAACGATTGACCGTCATACTAGAGAAATTACGATGATTAATGGTGAAAAATTATTGAGTTCTGTAATGGCCTGTCGAACTTTGATTAAGATGTTATATGGTGATAAACAGTAA
- a CDS encoding sensor histidine kinase: MLSMLFVQQLMIVLNAKIALGREKIQIKDIVFSIAGAYLIGYLSNFSQLLAMTIFVSITCIYLYLDIRNLETSVIAVTMSYLAGIMLDHFSDIIVDSFKLGQLYLIVLIILEIIFALSLSLFVRYVRNRQSYVDIKFTKLESVMAMVTSIIFCLLIFFTEIRQDNHLNNIVYNLILLILIVIIFFVISYERVQQTKRDYELRSQKQRIKNDNRYIKEMEKHYNELRKFRHDYQNTLLSLDEYIKTDDIDGLKQYYDNSIKPISSKLNSEKYKLEDISRVGNKELKSIIFNKLYSAQMAGIEVTFEARSPINDFYVDSLDLALALGIILDNAIEDTEKQSHGDILTGIMKDESSIMIIVQNSITEETPPVWKMKTPGYSTKGNNRGMGLANLTEIIDRNQNVTLETMKLNGYFLQKLNIKIGEVQND, translated from the coding sequence ATGCTTAGTATGTTGTTTGTTCAGCAGTTAATGATAGTTTTGAATGCAAAGATTGCTTTAGGTCGTGAAAAGATTCAAATTAAGGATATAGTTTTTTCGATTGCAGGAGCATATCTGATTGGGTATCTGAGTAATTTTAGTCAACTGTTGGCAATGACAATATTTGTTTCGATAACTTGTATCTATTTGTATCTAGATATACGTAATCTTGAAACCTCAGTGATTGCAGTAACTATGTCATATTTGGCTGGCATTATGCTTGATCATTTTTCGGATATAATTGTAGATTCCTTTAAACTAGGACAATTATATCTAATTGTTTTGATTATTTTAGAGATCATTTTTGCCCTATCTTTAAGTTTATTTGTTAGGTATGTGAGAAATAGACAGAGTTATGTCGATATTAAATTTACGAAGCTTGAATCTGTTATGGCGATGGTGACATCTATTATATTTTGTCTATTGATTTTCTTTACGGAAATACGACAAGATAATCATTTGAATAATATTGTCTATAATTTAATTTTATTGATTTTGATAGTTATTATTTTTTTCGTAATATCTTACGAACGTGTTCAACAGACGAAAAGGGATTACGAATTACGTAGCCAAAAGCAACGTATTAAAAATGATAATCGCTATATCAAAGAAATGGAAAAACACTACAATGAGTTGAGAAAGTTTCGACATGATTATCAAAATACTTTATTGTCATTGGACGAATACATTAAGACGGATGATATTGACGGGTTAAAGCAATATTATGACAACTCGATTAAACCGATATCTTCCAAGTTGAATTCTGAAAAGTACAAATTGGAAGATATTAGCCGAGTTGGAAATAAAGAATTAAAAAGTATTATCTTTAATAAATTATATTCAGCTCAAATGGCAGGAATCGAAGTAACTTTTGAAGCTAGAAGTCCGATAAATGATTTTTATGTTGATTCGTTGGATTTAGCGTTAGCATTGGGGATTATTTTGGATAATGCGATTGAAGATACCGAAAAACAAAGCCATGGCGATATTCTGACAGGAATAATGAAAGATGAAAGTTCAATCATGATAATTGTGCAGAATTCTATCACAGAAGAAACACCACCCGTTTGGAAAATGAAGACTCCAGGATATTCGACTAAAGGAAATAATCGCGGAATGGGTTTAGCAAATCTAACGGAAATAATCGATCGAAATCAAAACGTTACTTTAGAAACGATGAAGTTGAACGGTTACTTCTTACAAAAGTTGAATATTAAAATCGGGGAGGTACAGAATGATTGA
- a CDS encoding MFS transporter, which yields MIKRQINSSWILVLTSLGFFMSMMDSMIVTTASTAIRTDFHISVSTLQWAMNAYNITIAAVLLVGVSFGERFGRRKVYNLGILIFTIGSVLCALSTDITFLVFARVIEGIGASVMTPMSMAILTNALPISKRGKALGIWSGIGGLALIVGPSLGGLIVAKLTWQWIFWINVPIGIMVILLSVKMLPESIGNSDKVGLLDSLLVIVASSSIIWALSAITDIKSSVLPLGVGVLGLLAGVWFVLRQKSETKPMIPLKYFKSVTFTGGNIATFLLYGSMYGVVFFLPQFLQVVGGADSLTAGLELLPWTGTLVLVAPFAGTAVDKYGEKLIATWGLIFQGLGYILIMILVNNRSSYVELIIPLAIAGVGLSMAGPALQKVVLGAVAKTEIGKASGIYNVFRLLGGAVGTTISVIIFYQFGGMGSLALFTNGFRAVMLSAGLISILGIIFSFKLKKSSV from the coding sequence ATGATAAAGAGACAAATTAACTCAAGTTGGATTTTAGTTTTAACGTCATTAGGATTTTTCATGTCGATGATGGACTCAATGATTGTGACTACAGCATCGACTGCAATTCGCACTGATTTTCATATTTCCGTTTCAACTTTGCAGTGGGCGATGAATGCCTACAATATTACGATTGCAGCCGTTCTTTTAGTTGGGGTTTCTTTTGGTGAGAGATTTGGTCGTCGAAAAGTTTATAACTTAGGAATACTTATTTTTACGATTGGTTCAGTTCTCTGTGCCTTATCAACTGACATTACATTTCTAGTGTTTGCCCGTGTTATTGAAGGAATCGGAGCATCAGTGATGACGCCAATGTCGATGGCAATTTTGACGAATGCTTTACCAATTTCTAAACGAGGTAAAGCCTTAGGAATTTGGAGTGGTATCGGTGGTTTAGCACTTATTGTCGGACCATCCTTAGGCGGATTGATCGTAGCCAAATTGACATGGCAATGGATATTTTGGATTAATGTTCCAATAGGAATCATGGTAATCCTTTTATCAGTTAAGATGTTGCCAGAGAGTATTGGTAATAGCGATAAGGTGGGTTTACTTGATTCACTGTTAGTTATAGTCGCATCAAGTAGCATTATCTGGGCTTTGTCCGCCATAACAGATATTAAATCAAGTGTATTGCCGCTTGGAGTCGGTGTTTTAGGCTTATTAGCGGGTGTTTGGTTCGTATTACGTCAAAAGTCGGAAACTAAGCCAATGATTCCGCTGAAATATTTTAAATCAGTAACTTTTACAGGTGGAAACATTGCGACCTTTTTACTGTATGGGTCAATGTATGGGGTAGTTTTCTTCTTACCACAGTTTTTACAAGTAGTTGGAGGAGCCGATTCATTAACTGCCGGTTTAGAGCTATTACCTTGGACAGGGACTTTGGTATTAGTGGCTCCGTTTGCAGGTACCGCAGTTGATAAATATGGAGAAAAATTGATTGCAACATGGGGACTGATCTTTCAAGGCCTTGGCTATATTTTGATTATGATATTAGTGAATAATCGTAGTTCATATGTAGAGTTGATTATTCCGTTAGCGATTGCTGGAGTTGGTTTGTCAATGGCTGGACCAGCTCTGCAAAAAGTTGTTTTAGGGGCAGTTGCTAAAACAGAAATCGGTAAGGCCTCAGGAATTTATAACGTATTTCGTTTATTAGGTGGAGCAGTAGGAACGACTATTTCAGTGATTATCTTTTATCAATTTGGTGGAATGGGTAGTTTAGCATTGTTTACCAATGGTTTTCGAGCAGTAATGTTAAGTGCTGGTCTTATTTCTATTTTAGGGATAATTTTTTCGTTCAAACTTAAAAAATCATCAGTTTAG
- a CDS encoding ArsR/SmtB family transcription factor — protein MKNINKTQQIAVFKALADPVRLEIIQYLKQTDHEVSCGEVGRAIDISKTSGSYHFKLLQAAGLINAHKEAREKYVSLNQSTFDKYVTNFYKNI, from the coding sequence ATGAAGAATATTAATAAGACACAACAAATAGCAGTATTTAAAGCCTTGGCGGACCCCGTGCGTTTGGAGATAATTCAATATCTAAAGCAAACCGATCACGAAGTTTCTTGTGGTGAAGTTGGTAGGGCAATTGATATTAGTAAAACCTCTGGATCATATCACTTTAAGCTCTTACAAGCAGCTGGCTTGATAAATGCTCACAAAGAAGCTCGCGAAAAATATGTCAGTCTCAATCAGTCAACGTTTGATAAGTATGTTACTAATTTTTATAAAAATATTTAA
- a CDS encoding ArsR/SmtB family transcription factor: MIIEEQNKDKILSEIFKVLSEPNRLKMIRILNETDKEMSCSEMSELLSLSLSTVSYHAKALREIGLTNTRREAQTKFLSINRQTFKKYLPGFLDSL; the protein is encoded by the coding sequence ATGATTATCGAAGAACAGAACAAAGATAAAATCCTTTCAGAAATATTTAAGGTACTTTCAGAACCAAATCGCTTGAAAATGATTCGGATTTTAAATGAAACTGACAAAGAAATGTCTTGCAGTGAAATGAGTGAATTGTTGAGCCTTAGTCTGTCAACAGTATCATATCATGCTAAAGCACTTCGTGAGATAGGTCTAACTAATACAAGAAGGGAAGCTCAAACCAAATTTTTATCCATTAATCGACAAACATTTAAGAAATATTTACCAGGATTTTTAGATTCTTTATAG
- a CDS encoding GNAT family N-acetyltransferase, translated as MNEYKYVTLRQVPELKEIAAEWFHDKWKVPQEAYLECIESYLNHKTEYGWYLCLDNMHIVGGLGVIENDFHNRKDLAPNVCALYTEQGYRNQGIAGQLLDIVVKDMKLKGITPIYLITDHTNFYGKYGWKFLCMVQADDDTDITRMYIHK; from the coding sequence ATGAATGAATATAAATATGTCACTTTGAGACAAGTGCCAGAATTAAAAGAAATAGCAGCTGAGTGGTTTCATGACAAATGGAAAGTTCCACAAGAGGCTTACCTTGAATGTATAGAATCTTATCTTAATCATAAAACAGAGTACGGTTGGTATCTTTGTTTGGATAATATGCATATTGTAGGTGGCCTGGGCGTAATCGAAAATGATTTTCATAACAGGAAAGATTTGGCTCCAAACGTATGTGCATTATATACCGAGCAAGGATATCGTAATCAAGGAATTGCAGGACAATTACTCGATATTGTTGTAAAAGATATGAAATTAAAGGGAATTACTCCCATCTATTTGATTACAGATCATACGAATTTTTATGGAAAATATGGCTGGAAATTTTTGTGTATGGTTCAAGCGGACGATGACACTGATATAACAAGAATGTATATTCATAAATAA
- a CDS encoding cytidine deaminase family protein, with product MYLVARNVQYEREISSLIEAGGVCAAVLTNKGNIYVGVCIDTACSLGMCAERSAIANMITNGEKDICRVIAIGGKGKVIPPCGACREFMVQLMPENYQSIEIMLDYENKKIVKLGDITTSWWI from the coding sequence ATGTATCTTGTTGCACGAAATGTCCAATATGAAAGAGAAATATCTTCTTTGATTGAAGCAGGAGGTGTTTGTGCAGCAGTTCTTACGAATAAGGGAAATATTTATGTCGGCGTCTGTATTGACACAGCATGTTCTTTGGGGATGTGTGCGGAAAGAAGTGCTATTGCCAATATGATTACAAATGGTGAGAAAGATATTTGTCGAGTTATAGCCATTGGTGGTAAAGGAAAAGTTATCCCACCTTGTGGCGCCTGTAGAGAATTTATGGTGCAGCTGATGCCGGAGAATTATCAATCTATTGAGATTATGTTGGATTATGAAAATAAGAAAATTGTCAAATTAGGAGATATCACTACTAGTTGGTGGATATAA
- a CDS encoding GrpB family protein, whose product MDDNGVISFVPVYKSLFEQHQEYDLKNATKSMNIEDISSDIYNERTGMVRVDHTAADFSKIGYEYLGEFGIKGRRYLRKGGDERTYQIHIFQAEDWNNIGRHLAFRDYMRTHKKERDEYAKIKKNLQGNFLMT is encoded by the coding sequence ATGGACGATAACGGTGTAATATCATTTGTTCCAGTCTATAAAAGTCTATTTGAACAACATCAAGAGTATGATTTAAAGAATGCTACTAAATCTATGAATATTGAAGATATAAGTTCTGACATATATAATGAGCGAACCGGTATGGTGAGGGTAGATCATACCGCAGCTGATTTTTCAAAAATAGGATATGAGTATCTTGGTGAATTTGGAATTAAAGGTAGACGGTATCTTCGTAAAGGCGGAGATGAACGAACATATCAAATTCATATCTTTCAGGCGGAGGACTGGAATAATATTGGAAGACATCTTGCCTTTCGTGATTATATGCGCACCCATAAGAAAGAACGAGATGAATATGCAAAGATAAAAAAGAACTTGCAAGGGAATTTCCTTATGACATAG
- a CDS encoding ATP-dependent RecD-like DNA helicase: MTESNEKPYFLGTVKAIFFENPENLYKIFTIKVKKTNTDWDAGDIVVTGSFGEIAEEEYKFEGEIVDHPKYGKQFKATTYKRSRPSGRKQLIAFFSGDEFPGIGKKKAEKIVDELGEGAIDKIIQDPHALDFLKLGEDKTKMIVEQISSNHQTEQTLYQLNNYGFGPTLSARIFQKYGVQTLDKLTEDPYQLVIDVKGVGFKRADELAKQLGITGDDPRRIKGALIQMVSLLINETGDTYVDGQELIRRVSGVLRAGSTDNLQDKLVAGLRNLVKDGVLLVQDGNVYLKDLADSEWSIAQSLKMITDSFKGVPWKKKALKKELKEIESDFNVHYDDSQAQAIEQSLTAPIFLLTGGPGTGKTTIINAIVKAYGSLNDMPLDPSSDDYAIALAAPTGRAAKHMGESTGLPAMTIHRLLGLTGTEDDEYAEPSLDCKLLIIDEMSMVDTKLFKVLISAVQPGTQVVLVGDRDQLPSVGPGQVFADLINSEAFPTMMLKDIHRQDEDSTIIQLAHDINEGIIVDGIFENRSDRSFINCTSRDVPNVLSQIISKSSERGFDIADVQVLAPMYRGTAGIDNLNYVIQNVVNPMTPKRKEVSMGNIKYRIKDKVVYLVNTPEDNVFNGEIGQIVGIILAKENTDKVDKLVIDFDGNEVTLDRKDWLNITLAYCTSIHKSQGSEFEMVILPLVNEESRMLRRNLLYTAVTRAKRLLIMVGDRSAFERSIRDQSSERQTTLKERIFTTFKIKQPDVETDKDVEPEDAEPKDYRLTMDMVMNNAINPMIGMDGVIPSDFMKSESV; this comes from the coding sequence ATGACAGAAAGTAACGAGAAACCATATTTCTTGGGGACTGTCAAAGCCATCTTTTTTGAAAATCCAGAAAATCTCTATAAAATTTTTACGATTAAAGTTAAGAAGACCAATACTGACTGGGATGCCGGCGATATTGTTGTCACCGGTAGTTTTGGTGAAATAGCTGAAGAAGAGTATAAATTTGAAGGTGAAATCGTTGATCACCCTAAATATGGTAAACAATTCAAAGCGACAACTTATAAACGGAGCCGACCTAGTGGCCGCAAACAGTTGATTGCCTTTTTCTCAGGAGATGAATTTCCTGGTATCGGCAAGAAAAAAGCTGAGAAAATTGTTGATGAACTTGGTGAGGGTGCGATTGACAAAATTATCCAAGATCCACATGCTTTAGATTTTCTCAAACTTGGTGAGGACAAAACTAAGATGATTGTCGAACAAATTTCTAGCAATCATCAAACTGAACAGACATTGTATCAGTTGAATAATTATGGTTTTGGACCAACCCTTAGTGCGCGAATTTTTCAAAAGTATGGTGTCCAGACCCTTGATAAATTGACCGAAGATCCGTACCAGTTGGTGATCGATGTCAAAGGTGTCGGGTTTAAACGTGCTGATGAATTGGCCAAACAATTAGGAATTACCGGTGATGACCCACGTAGAATTAAAGGTGCTTTGATTCAAATGGTTAGTTTGTTGATCAATGAGACTGGCGATACTTACGTTGATGGTCAAGAATTGATTCGACGTGTAAGTGGAGTTTTGCGTGCCGGTTCAACTGATAATTTACAAGATAAACTTGTTGCGGGGTTACGTAATTTAGTTAAAGACGGTGTTTTGTTAGTTCAAGATGGTAATGTTTATTTGAAGGATTTAGCAGACAGCGAATGGTCAATTGCTCAATCATTGAAGATGATTACGGATAGTTTTAAGGGTGTTCCCTGGAAGAAAAAGGCGTTGAAAAAAGAACTTAAAGAAATTGAGTCGGATTTCAATGTTCATTATGATGATTCACAAGCTCAAGCAATTGAACAATCATTGACCGCACCGATATTTCTACTAACTGGTGGTCCTGGTACTGGTAAGACAACAATTATCAATGCGATTGTTAAAGCCTATGGGAGCTTAAACGATATGCCCCTTGACCCTAGCTCCGATGATTATGCAATCGCCTTAGCAGCCCCAACAGGACGTGCAGCTAAACATATGGGTGAGTCAACTGGATTGCCAGCAATGACGATTCATCGGTTATTAGGTTTAACTGGTACAGAAGACGATGAGTATGCTGAACCAAGTTTGGACTGTAAGTTGTTGATTATTGATGAAATGTCTATGGTTGATACGAAATTGTTTAAAGTTTTGATTTCAGCCGTTCAACCGGGAACACAAGTAGTGCTTGTTGGTGACCGTGATCAGTTACCTTCAGTCGGACCGGGGCAAGTGTTCGCTGATTTGATCAATAGTGAGGCCTTTCCAACGATGATGTTGAAAGACATTCACCGTCAAGACGAAGATTCAACGATTATTCAATTGGCACATGATATCAACGAAGGTATTATTGTTGACGGAATTTTCGAAAATCGTTCTGACCGTAGTTTTATCAATTGTACAAGTCGAGATGTACCCAATGTCTTGTCGCAGATTATTAGTAAGTCGAGTGAACGTGGTTTTGATATTGCGGATGTTCAAGTTTTAGCCCCAATGTATCGTGGTACTGCCGGAATCGATAATTTAAATTACGTGATTCAAAATGTCGTCAATCCGATGACACCTAAGCGTAAAGAAGTTTCGATGGGAAACATTAAGTATCGGATTAAAGATAAAGTTGTTTACTTGGTCAATACGCCGGAAGACAATGTTTTCAATGGTGAGATTGGTCAAATTGTTGGTATTATTCTAGCTAAAGAGAATACGGATAAAGTTGATAAATTAGTCATTGATTTTGACGGGAATGAAGTAACTTTGGACCGGAAAGATTGGCTTAATATCACGTTAGCTTATTGTACTTCGATTCATAAATCGCAAGGTTCTGAATTTGAGATGGTAATTTTGCCATTGGTCAATGAAGAATCACGGATGTTACGCCGTAATTTGTTGTATACCGCTGTTACTCGTGCTAAACGTTTGTTGATTATGGTTGGCGATCGGAGTGCTTTTGAGCGTTCAATTCGTGATCAATCAAGTGAACGTCAGACAACTTTGAAGGAACGTATCTTTACGACCTTTAAGATTAAGCAGCCTGATGTTGAAACTGATAAAGACGTGGAACCGGAAGATGCTGAACCTAAAGATTACCGTTTGACGATGGATATGGTTATGAATAATGCTATTAACCCTATGATTGGGATGGATGGGGTAATTCCGAGTGATTTCATGAAGAGTGAATCAGTTTAG
- a CDS encoding tetratricopeptide repeat protein gives MNKQAEKLFNQGDKEQAIKLIVADLNKNPKQLPEILQLSTYLVQAGDLEQAEELLARSLEMFKDNQDLLYNLGNVYYLADKFDKANEIFQSLINDNYAFEAYFMMAKTLDQQGKKQLAIMYALTATEKAPRDLQANELLADLLLANGNFQEALGFYQTANKIKPQAKYYFNMALCAMNLHQDYQNYLDQSKKLDEKYYLKNEKKLADLQEFIKQGDSDDRK, from the coding sequence ATGAACAAACAGGCAGAAAAATTATTTAATCAAGGTGACAAAGAACAAGCAATCAAACTGATTGTGGCTGATTTGAATAAAAATCCTAAACAGTTACCTGAAATTCTACAATTGTCGACTTATTTGGTTCAAGCCGGTGATTTGGAACAAGCTGAAGAATTACTAGCGCGTTCATTAGAAATGTTTAAGGATAATCAAGATTTACTTTATAACTTAGGTAATGTTTATTATCTAGCCGATAAATTTGATAAAGCAAATGAGATTTTCCAAAGTTTAATTAATGATAACTATGCGTTTGAAGCTTATTTCATGATGGCTAAAACGCTTGATCAACAAGGTAAAAAGCAGTTGGCAATTATGTACGCTTTGACTGCTACTGAAAAGGCCCCACGTGATTTACAAGCTAATGAGCTATTAGCTGATTTATTGCTCGCTAACGGTAATTTTCAAGAAGCCTTAGGGTTTTACCAGACAGCTAACAAAATCAAGCCACAGGCGAAGTATTACTTCAATATGGCTTTATGTGCGATGAACTTACATCAAGATTATCAAAATTACTTGGATCAATCGAAAAAACTTGATGAAAAGTATTATTTGAAAAACGAGAAAAAATTAGCCGATTTACAAGAATTTATCAAACAAGGAGATAGCGATGACAGAAAGTAA